The following are encoded together in the Bacteroidales bacterium MB20-C3-3 genome:
- a CDS encoding MBL fold metallo-hydrolase, giving the protein MIQIKSFYFNDLRECSYLLWDESGECVIVDPGCYTENEQERLVKFIEQNNLHPVKLVNTHGHFDHIMGNAFVVSKWGVPAYIHIDDKHHIERAKQYTEMFGYKIEQPPVNTIDLKDGDQIEFGSSKIRVIHTPGHSQGGICLVSDDDKFVITGDSLFAGSIGRTDLPGGDYEQLMDSLLNKVITLGGDYKVYPGHGPATTISEEIASNPFLRYE; this is encoded by the coding sequence ATGATACAGATTAAATCTTTTTACTTTAATGACCTGAGAGAGTGTAGCTATCTGCTATGGGATGAATCAGGAGAGTGTGTAATAGTAGATCCGGGTTGCTATACAGAAAATGAGCAAGAGAGACTTGTGAAATTTATTGAGCAAAATAATCTTCATCCTGTAAAGCTTGTCAATACCCACGGCCATTTTGACCATATAATGGGTAATGCCTTTGTCGTCTCTAAATGGGGAGTGCCTGCATATATTCATATTGATGACAAACATCACATAGAAAGGGCTAAACAGTACACAGAGATGTTCGGTTATAAAATTGAACAGCCCCCTGTAAATACCATCGATTTAAAAGATGGTGATCAAATAGAATTTGGAAGCAGTAAAATCAGAGTAATTCACACTCCCGGCCACTCCCAGGGTGGTATTTGTCTGGTATCTGATGATGACAAATTTGTGATAACAGGAGACTCTCTTTTTGCTGGCAGTATTGGCAGAACAGATCTGCCCGGGGGTGATTATGAGCAGCTTATGGATAGCCTTCTGAATAAGGTAATCACCTTAGGAGGTGATTATAAAGTCTATCCCGGACATGGTCCTGCTACTACTATAAGTGAGGAGATTGCAAGCAATCCGTTTCTTAGATATGAATAG
- a CDS encoding lysylphosphatidylglycerol synthase transmembrane domain-containing protein, giving the protein MTLSDSRPDYSGKIFSVLKYVILLFLAGTLLWFSFREVEWSSFAEGFRSADFRWIGLSMVISVLAFLIRALRWRLIMLPLGNRVTRMDSWHGINVGYITNFALPRAGELARCGVITRRTGVPFETVAGTVVLERSIDMLSLILVSAGVMIFFWDSFGGFIDKQIISSLEDKFSSELLLIGLVFLLAVVLFLYIVWRYRKSHPVFAKIISIVKGILQGLSSGFKMKQKWSFIVYTIMLWVCYWLMSYTTILSFSGSGMELGPKDALFLMMVGSFGWVIPVQGGIGAYHLIISLALYTVYGISQTTGVIFATISHGSQAITMLLFGAISLLSITIRK; this is encoded by the coding sequence ATGACCTTATCTGACTCCCGACCAGATTATTCAGGGAAAATTTTTTCCGTTTTAAAGTATGTCATACTTCTTTTTTTGGCTGGAACCCTGCTGTGGTTTTCATTCCGGGAGGTTGAGTGGAGTTCCTTTGCAGAGGGGTTCAGATCTGCAGACTTCAGGTGGATTGGTCTCTCAATGGTAATTAGCGTTCTGGCTTTTTTGATAAGGGCTCTCAGATGGAGATTGATTATGCTCCCACTTGGTAACAGAGTAACCCGAATGGACTCCTGGCATGGGATTAATGTAGGTTACATAACAAATTTTGCACTCCCAAGAGCAGGCGAACTGGCGAGATGCGGAGTGATTACAAGAAGAACAGGAGTGCCATTTGAAACTGTTGCCGGAACAGTTGTACTAGAGAGAAGCATTGATATGCTCTCCCTTATTTTAGTATCAGCAGGAGTCATGATTTTCTTCTGGGATAGTTTTGGTGGTTTCATTGACAAACAGATTATCTCATCACTTGAGGATAAATTTTCCTCTGAATTATTATTGATTGGGTTGGTTTTTCTTTTAGCAGTTGTCCTGTTTTTGTATATAGTCTGGAGATACAGAAAGAGTCATCCGGTATTTGCAAAAATTATAAGCATAGTTAAGGGGATTCTTCAGGGTCTCTCCTCCGGTTTTAAAATGAAGCAGAAGTGGTCTTTTATAGTTTATACCATTATGCTGTGGGTATGCTATTGGTTAATGAGTTACACAACAATACTATCATTCTCAGGCAGCGGAATGGAGCTGGGTCCTAAAGATGCTCTTTTTTTGATGATGGTTGGCAGTTTTGGATGGGTTATTCCCGTTCAGGGAGGAATAGGGGCATATCACTTGATAATATCACTCGCACTATATACAGTATATGGGATTTCTCAAACTACAGGAGTAATATTCGCAACAATATCACACGGCTCCCAGGCCATAACGATGCTACTTTTTGGCGCAATTTCACTCCTTTCTATAACAATAAGAAAATGA
- a CDS encoding DUF1295 domain-containing protein: protein MENFLVDFFWGNNSVASLASLWIVVMLSVAALCFVVSELSQNYSQVDKLWSLMPPIYGIITLAFFPDSGRVLIMTILAIAWGARLTWNFARKGGYSIIPWQGDEDYRWGVLREKPLLKGRVRFSLFNLLFISFYQQLLIMLFSTPLLVAASYPDKPLGWIDILAALLVIGFLTLETIADNQLFNFQKQKKGIAEKDGKFEKSHKSGFMQDGLFSISRHPNWLGEQSVWVCFYMFSISASGLIINWSIVGAILLVLLFQGSAWITEGISKGKYPDYHNYIKSVPKFLPRLFRM, encoded by the coding sequence ATGGAAAATTTTCTAGTTGATTTCTTTTGGGGTAACAATAGTGTTGCCTCCCTGGCTTCTTTATGGATAGTAGTGATGCTCTCAGTTGCTGCTCTTTGCTTTGTAGTCTCTGAATTATCTCAAAATTACAGCCAGGTAGACAAATTATGGAGTTTAATGCCCCCAATCTACGGGATAATTACTCTTGCATTTTTCCCGGATTCCGGAAGAGTCCTTATTATGACAATTCTTGCAATAGCCTGGGGAGCCAGGTTAACCTGGAACTTTGCCAGAAAGGGAGGCTACAGCATTATCCCATGGCAGGGAGACGAAGACTACAGATGGGGAGTGCTGAGAGAAAAACCGCTACTAAAAGGGAGAGTAAGATTCAGCCTTTTTAATCTTCTATTTATATCCTTTTACCAGCAGCTCCTGATAATGCTATTCTCAACTCCGTTGCTTGTCGCTGCGTCATATCCGGACAAACCTCTTGGCTGGATTGATATATTGGCTGCCCTTCTGGTTATTGGATTCCTCACACTGGAGACTATCGCAGACAACCAGCTGTTCAATTTCCAAAAACAGAAAAAAGGCATCGCAGAAAAAGATGGTAAATTTGAAAAATCTCACAAATCGGGATTTATGCAAGATGGCCTTTTTTCAATTTCAAGGCACCCTAACTGGCTGGGAGAACAATCTGTATGGGTTTGTTTTTATATGTTTAGCATTTCGGCATCCGGTTTAATAATTAACTGGAGCATAGTAGGTGCTATTCTTCTTGTCCTGCTTTTCCAGGGGAGCGCATGGATTACTGAAGGTATAAGTAAGGGGAAATATCCAGATTACCATAATTACATAAAATCAGTACCAAAATTCCTCCCAAGGCTCTTTAGAATGTAG
- a CDS encoding adenosine kinase gives MKSILGIGNALTDILAVLEDDSLLDHYHLPKGSMQHVDRETGDKIWQRLRTMGVQLVAGGSSANTIAGTAVLGMPSSFIGKVGADELGSLFKSDQARNGISSTLLKGKAASGRAMVFITAPNAERTFAVYLGAAIELVPEDLTAEMFKGYDYFHIEGYLVQNQELVRRAVELAKEEGMIISLDMASYNVVESNDAFLHDIIEHYVDIVFANETEAEVFAKKPPREALDEIAKICKIAIVKIGKDGSMVKSGDDYHYIEAWPADTIDATGAGDIYAAGFLFAHSHGLSLKECGDVGSIVAAKVVEVIGPKIDIPRWKHAKQQIREHTGLLQ, from the coding sequence ATGAAATCAATATTAGGAATAGGCAATGCTCTAACTGACATCCTTGCTGTATTGGAGGATGACTCTTTACTTGATCACTACCATCTGCCAAAGGGCAGTATGCAACATGTAGATCGTGAAACAGGTGATAAAATCTGGCAAAGACTAAGAACAATGGGGGTTCAGCTGGTAGCCGGAGGCTCTTCAGCTAATACTATTGCAGGTACTGCTGTTCTTGGAATGCCATCTTCGTTTATTGGAAAGGTAGGAGCAGACGAACTGGGATCATTGTTTAAGTCAGATCAGGCAAGGAACGGTATCAGCTCTACTCTGCTTAAGGGAAAGGCAGCCTCCGGGCGTGCAATGGTTTTTATTACTGCTCCTAATGCTGAGAGGACTTTTGCCGTATATCTTGGCGCTGCCATTGAGCTTGTTCCGGAGGACCTCACCGCTGAAATGTTTAAAGGGTATGATTATTTTCATATTGAAGGGTATCTTGTGCAGAATCAAGAGCTTGTGAGAAGAGCCGTTGAACTTGCAAAGGAGGAGGGTATGATAATATCACTGGATATGGCAAGCTACAATGTAGTAGAGAGCAATGATGCATTTCTTCACGACATTATTGAACACTATGTAGATATTGTTTTTGCAAATGAGACAGAGGCAGAGGTATTTGCTAAAAAGCCCCCAAGGGAGGCTCTTGATGAAATTGCAAAAATTTGTAAAATTGCAATTGTTAAGATAGGCAAAGATGGCTCAATGGTTAAAAGCGGAGATGATTATCACTATATTGAGGCTTGGCCGGCAGATACAATAGATGCAACAGGAGCTGGAGATATCTATGCGGCAGGTTTTTTGTTTGCCCATTCACACGGACTCTCCTTAAAAGAGTGTGGAGATGTTGGCTCTATTGTTGCGGCAAAAGTTGTAGAGGTAATTGGGCCAAAGATTGATATTCCACGCTGGAAACATGCAAAACAGCAGATCAGGGAGCATACCGGCTTGCTTCAGTAA
- a CDS encoding deoxynucleoside kinase → MHIAIAGNIGSGKTTLTRLLSKHYGWEPKYEEVDNNPYLSDFYHDMQRWSFNLQIYFLKERFKGLVEIERSGINVVQDRTIYEDARIFAPNLHAMGLMSSRDFENYNSLFDLMLSLVKPPELLIYLRSSIPNLVSQIHKRGRDYESGIRIDYLSGLNERYEKWISEYKDGKILIIDVDENKFEDKLEDLSNVIDKIDARLNGLF, encoded by the coding sequence ATGCACATAGCTATAGCAGGAAACATCGGAAGCGGAAAAACAACTTTAACCAGACTACTATCAAAGCATTACGGGTGGGAACCAAAATATGAAGAGGTTGATAACAACCCCTATCTTTCTGATTTCTATCACGATATGCAAAGGTGGTCATTCAATTTGCAAATCTATTTTCTGAAGGAGAGATTTAAGGGTTTGGTTGAGATTGAGAGGAGTGGTATTAATGTAGTTCAGGACAGAACAATTTACGAAGATGCACGCATATTTGCTCCTAATCTTCACGCTATGGGACTTATGTCAAGCAGAGATTTTGAAAATTACAACTCGCTCTTTGATTTGATGCTCTCTCTTGTAAAGCCACCTGAATTACTTATCTATCTAAGATCTTCTATCCCTAATCTTGTTTCTCAGATTCACAAAAGAGGAAGGGATTATGAGAGCGGAATCAGAATTGATTACCTCTCCGGACTAAACGAAAGGTATGAAAAATGGATCTCTGAATACAAAGACGGAAAAATTCTGATCATTGATGTTGATGAGAATAAATTTGAAGATAAGCTTGAAGATTTGAGTAATGTAATCGATAAGATTGACGCAAGACTCAACGGACTCTTCTAA
- a CDS encoding lytic transglycosylase domain-containing protein, which translates to MRLKLTLLIPLLAFCTGAGNSSATAADGDALQVEQVVKIPAIPKKLSFAGEDVPLNYFDVKESLQRELMVISYWHASITYIIQLNNRYRDEIVKILKEEGLHEDFYYLCIAESGLQPVVSPANAGGYWQFLAGTAKEYGLIVDAEVDERYNIEKSTRAAAAYFKKAFAEFGSWTMAAASFNIGMSNVRYRMKIQSQNNYYDTQFPEETGRYVYRALAFKILLEDPRAFGFYIGKDDLFKPLEYSEITVKGRVDNWSDFASKHNTNFKLLKMYNQWIRANKLENKPGRTYVVKVPAEGYREQ; encoded by the coding sequence ATGAGATTAAAATTAACACTACTCATTCCTTTACTGGCTTTTTGCACCGGCGCAGGTAATAGTTCTGCAACGGCCGCGGATGGAGATGCTCTTCAGGTTGAGCAGGTTGTTAAGATACCTGCAATTCCCAAAAAACTATCTTTTGCAGGGGAGGATGTACCTCTTAACTACTTTGATGTTAAAGAGTCATTACAGAGAGAGTTGATGGTAATCTCTTACTGGCACGCAAGTATTACTTATATTATCCAGTTGAACAACAGATACAGGGATGAAATAGTAAAGATTCTTAAAGAGGAGGGTCTTCACGAGGATTTCTACTATCTGTGCATTGCAGAGAGCGGCCTCCAGCCGGTTGTTTCACCTGCCAACGCAGGGGGATATTGGCAATTTCTTGCAGGGACAGCAAAGGAGTACGGACTTATTGTTGATGCCGAGGTGGACGAGAGGTATAATATTGAGAAATCTACCAGGGCCGCTGCGGCCTATTTTAAAAAGGCTTTTGCCGAATTTGGTTCCTGGACAATGGCTGCCGCCTCTTTTAACATTGGAATGAGTAATGTGAGATACAGGATGAAAATCCAGTCCCAGAACAACTATTATGACACTCAGTTTCCTGAGGAGACAGGAAGATATGTATACAGAGCACTTGCGTTCAAAATTTTACTGGAAGATCCACGAGCTTTTGGTTTTTACATTGGTAAGGATGACCTTTTTAAACCACTTGAATATAGTGAAATAACAGTAAAAGGCAGAGTTGATAACTGGAGTGATTTTGCATCAAAGCACAATACAAATTTTAAATTGCTCAAGATGTACAACCAGTGGATCCGAGCAAACAAGTTAGAAAACAAACCAGGCAGAACCTATGTAGTCAAGGTCCCTGCAGAGGGTTACCGTGAGCAGTAA
- a CDS encoding HAMP domain-containing sensor histidine kinase, producing MKNHLLYLLFIITFFSKSEQVYSTPQDQERAGTGINLVIASYNPDTKRMSDFVNAFQNTLLAKNPSNKVMLQDMGFKNFQTESHLWCDQLKEVLSGYEKGDLRSVVFLGQEAWASYLTLSIKDSQFAALMKDIPTFAAFASLNGIEIPKDSVTTYWDPVSISVTDQKEYIGYSGGYLNVYDFSKNIGLIKTFFPNVSTIALLTDNTYGGASIKSLVKTESRLYPEIDFHYLDGRLFTEEEVTRQIDALPENSVILLGTWRVNKKGQYFLGNSLQNIISGRVELPVFSLTGLGLGSLALGGYIPEYNTDPKEIARQIDQFYIGNKDEIRFIHNESTYSFDQRKLTQMGVQNYQLPANSVITDSEDPQLKQYKQFLYLAVIAVIILISLVIFLAIIYTKNRNLRRTLEKNEKEILEAKERAEEGDKLKSAFLANMSHEIRTPLNAIVGFSQLMSEESCAKEDRISYSSVIAQNSEMLLTLISDILDISKMDTGKFELDIREVNLKELCNRIFQTTTHLKREGVEYICKPHQGEVILKTDLHRISQVLINLITNSNKFTEKGSITLGYELRPEKGDVLFTVTDTGRGIPAEKHSRLFARFEKLDEYTQGAGLGLAISKQIVTRLGGKIWIDPDYTNGARFCFTHPL from the coding sequence ATGAAAAATCACCTTCTCTACCTACTCTTTATAATTACTTTCTTTTCCAAATCAGAGCAAGTTTACAGCACCCCACAGGATCAAGAGAGAGCAGGCACAGGAATAAACCTTGTAATTGCTTCATATAATCCTGATACAAAAAGGATGAGCGATTTTGTAAATGCATTCCAGAACACTCTTCTTGCAAAGAATCCATCAAATAAGGTTATGCTGCAGGATATGGGATTTAAGAATTTTCAGACAGAGTCTCATTTATGGTGTGATCAGCTTAAAGAGGTCCTCTCCGGATATGAAAAGGGAGATTTAAGATCAGTGGTTTTTTTGGGACAGGAGGCCTGGGCTTCATATCTAACCCTGTCAATCAAAGACTCCCAATTTGCAGCACTTATGAAGGATATTCCCACTTTTGCTGCATTCGCCAGCCTTAACGGGATTGAAATTCCAAAAGACTCTGTTACTACATACTGGGACCCTGTTTCAATTTCTGTAACGGACCAAAAAGAGTATATAGGCTACTCCGGTGGTTATCTTAATGTATACGATTTCAGCAAAAACATAGGGTTGATAAAGACCTTCTTTCCTAATGTCAGTACCATTGCCCTCCTTACTGACAATACATATGGAGGGGCATCCATTAAATCACTTGTAAAAACTGAATCCAGACTATATCCGGAAATTGATTTTCACTATCTGGACGGGAGGTTATTTACTGAAGAGGAGGTGACTCGTCAAATTGATGCACTACCTGAAAACAGCGTTATACTGCTTGGCACATGGAGAGTTAACAAAAAGGGGCAATATTTTCTTGGAAATTCACTTCAGAATATCATTAGCGGAAGAGTTGAGCTACCAGTCTTTTCTCTGACAGGGCTGGGTTTAGGCAGCCTTGCACTTGGTGGATACATACCTGAGTATAATACAGATCCAAAAGAGATTGCAAGACAAATTGATCAGTTCTATATTGGCAATAAAGATGAGATCAGGTTTATTCATAATGAGAGCACTTACAGCTTTGATCAGAGAAAACTTACCCAGATGGGGGTACAGAATTATCAGCTCCCGGCAAACAGCGTAATAACAGACAGCGAAGATCCTCAGTTAAAACAGTACAAACAATTCTTATATCTTGCAGTAATTGCAGTAATTATTTTAATTTCACTTGTAATATTTCTGGCAATCATTTATACAAAAAACAGAAATCTAAGGAGAACTTTAGAGAAAAACGAGAAGGAGATTCTTGAAGCTAAAGAGAGAGCAGAAGAGGGCGATAAATTAAAATCTGCATTCCTCGCAAATATGAGTCACGAGATCAGAACTCCGCTAAATGCGATTGTAGGCTTCTCTCAACTTATGAGCGAGGAGAGTTGTGCAAAAGAGGACAGGATAAGTTACAGCAGCGTTATTGCTCAAAATTCAGAGATGCTTCTCACCCTGATTTCAGACATCCTTGACATCTCCAAGATGGATACCGGCAAATTTGAACTGGATATAAGAGAAGTGAATCTTAAAGAACTCTGCAACAGGATATTTCAGACAACCACACACCTTAAGAGAGAGGGTGTTGAGTATATCTGCAAACCTCATCAGGGAGAGGTTATACTAAAAACAGATCTTCACAGGATATCACAGGTACTTATAAACCTTATTACAAACTCAAACAAGTTCACCGAGAAGGGCTCAATTACTTTAGGATACGAACTCAGGCCTGAGAAGGGAGATGTTCTCTTTACTGTCACAGATACCGGGAGAGGTATTCCTGCGGAAAAACACTCCAGACTATTTGCAAGGTTTGAAAAGCTTGATGAATATACACAGGGAGCCGGACTTGGCCTTGCCATATCTAAGCAGATTGTAACCAGATTAGGCGGGAAAATATGGATAGATCCTGACTATACCAACGGTGCCAGATTTTGTTTCACCCATCCTCTTTAA
- a CDS encoding protein-L-isoaspartate(D-aspartate) O-methyltransferase, with amino-acid sequence MLDTLQHRGRRKQLIEHLSSKYQFRREILEAMGRVPRHMFLEYGLDNLAYQDKPLPIGAGQTISQPFTVAMQTELLQLSKWDKVLEIGTGCAYQTAVLSELGYRVFSIERQRSLYQLAQKNLIRLDYHTPNLFFGDGFAGLPKFAPFKGILVTCGAPEIPKTLLEQLEIGGKMVIPVGNGTQVMSVIERKSETEYSLSEHGEFKFVPMLEGTEQ; translated from the coding sequence ATGTTAGACACATTACAACATAGAGGCAGGAGGAAGCAACTGATAGAACATCTTTCCTCAAAGTATCAGTTCAGAAGGGAGATTTTGGAAGCAATGGGACGCGTGCCAAGACATATGTTCCTTGAATACGGGCTTGATAATCTGGCATATCAGGATAAGCCGCTCCCTATTGGAGCCGGTCAGACAATTTCGCAGCCATTCACTGTTGCCATGCAGACAGAGCTTCTTCAACTCTCAAAATGGGACAAGGTTCTGGAGATAGGAACAGGGTGCGCATATCAGACAGCCGTGCTCTCTGAGTTGGGATACAGAGTCTTTAGTATTGAGAGGCAGAGGTCACTCTATCAGCTTGCTCAAAAAAATCTTATAAGACTTGATTATCACACTCCAAACCTTTTTTTTGGAGATGGATTTGCAGGATTACCCAAATTTGCACCATTTAAGGGAATACTTGTTACTTGCGGAGCCCCTGAAATTCCCAAAACTCTGCTGGAGCAACTTGAAATTGGGGGTAAAATGGTTATACCTGTTGGGAATGGGACCCAGGTGATGAGTGTAATTGAGAGAAAGAGTGAAACAGAGTACTCTTTAAGTGAACATGGTGAGTTTAAATTTGTTCCTATGTTGGAGGGTACCGAGCAATAG
- the uvrA gene encoding excinuclease ABC subunit UvrA: MSDIEVRGARVHNLRGVDVTIPRHKLVVITGLSGSGKSSLAFDTIYAEGQRRYMETLSAYARQFIGSLERPDVDSIDGLSPIIAIEQKTTGRNPRSTVGTITEIYDFLRLLYARASNAYSPATGLEMIRYTDEQIVNLIMGDYSGKKAILLSPLVKGRKGHYRELFDLYIKRGFVQMRVDGEIKELVTLQPLDRYKAHYIELVVDKIIPAPGSEKRVRESVISALHHGKGALSVLDTESGAVRHLSKHLMCPESGISYPEPAPHTFSFNSPQGACPHCKGLGMISKADISKIIPDDSRSIAAGAITPIGSFKNNMVFAQIEAVSKKYGFSLHEPVKDIQEDALNIIIYGSDELFRVGSTPALSQMMSFPGIISMIEKEERDSEELIVKKERFTEEILCPLCNGTRLKEESLHFKIDGLNISEVSEMDLQQLHNWLCTIEERLSARQKAIARDILKELRERTQFLLDVGLSYLSLSRSTRSLSGGESQRIRLATQIGSKLVNVLYILDEPSIGLHQRDNIKLINSLRRLRDEGNSIIVVEHDEEMMNSSDWLIDLGPGAGDKGGRLLFSGTPDEITKMDVSDAIATNSLSIEYLKKIRTIPVPRSRREGNGLFLEIRGARGNNLKNVDIKIPLGCFIGVSGVSGSGKSSLINETLMPVISNHYFHSLYTPLPYDSVEGINNIDKIVEIDQAPIGRSPRSNPATYTNLFSDIRKLLTETPDAKIRGFKPGRFSFNVKGGRCEDCKGAGLQTIEMNFLPAVYVHCKSCNGKRYTQDTLAVKYKGKSISDILDMTISQAVEFFENIPSIVQKLRALDEVGLGYVTLGQSATTLSGGESQRVKLAAELAKKDTGNTLYILDEPTTGLHFEDIRVLLGVLQRLTDKGNTVIIIEHNLDVLRSVDYIFDMGPEGGSGGGRIVAQGTPEEIKKIEESVTGRYL, from the coding sequence ATGAGCGATATTGAGGTAAGAGGAGCAAGGGTTCACAATCTGAGAGGTGTAGATGTTACAATTCCCAGACACAAGCTTGTTGTAATAACAGGTCTTAGTGGCAGTGGAAAATCTTCTCTTGCTTTTGATACAATTTATGCCGAGGGGCAGAGACGGTATATGGAGACTCTGTCGGCATACGCCAGACAATTTATTGGATCTCTGGAGAGGCCGGATGTAGATTCAATTGATGGCCTCAGCCCAATCATTGCCATAGAGCAGAAGACTACCGGGAGAAATCCCAGATCTACAGTCGGAACAATTACTGAGATATATGATTTTTTAAGGCTTTTATACGCAAGAGCCTCAAATGCCTACTCTCCTGCAACCGGACTTGAGATGATAAGGTACACAGATGAGCAGATTGTTAACCTGATAATGGGGGACTATTCCGGGAAAAAGGCAATTTTATTGTCACCTCTGGTTAAGGGGAGGAAGGGTCACTACAGGGAACTTTTTGACCTCTACATAAAGAGAGGTTTTGTGCAGATGAGGGTGGACGGAGAGATAAAAGAGCTTGTTACATTGCAGCCTCTTGACAGGTATAAGGCTCATTACATAGAGCTGGTAGTTGATAAGATTATTCCCGCTCCCGGATCAGAAAAGAGAGTCAGAGAATCTGTGATTTCTGCCCTTCATCACGGCAAGGGAGCTCTCTCAGTTCTGGATACTGAAAGCGGAGCTGTAAGGCATTTAAGTAAACACCTGATGTGCCCTGAGAGTGGAATCTCATATCCGGAGCCGGCTCCGCACACATTCTCATTCAACTCACCTCAGGGGGCCTGTCCGCATTGCAAGGGGTTGGGAATGATTTCCAAAGCGGATATATCAAAGATTATTCCCGATGATTCCAGGTCAATAGCAGCGGGAGCCATAACGCCCATTGGCTCTTTTAAGAACAATATGGTTTTTGCCCAGATTGAGGCTGTTTCAAAGAAGTATGGATTTTCTCTTCACGAACCTGTTAAGGATATACAGGAGGATGCTCTGAACATAATTATATATGGCTCAGATGAATTATTCCGTGTAGGATCAACACCTGCGCTTTCTCAGATGATGAGTTTTCCGGGGATAATCTCAATGATTGAAAAGGAGGAGCGGGATAGTGAAGAGCTTATTGTGAAAAAAGAGCGCTTTACAGAGGAGATTCTATGCCCGCTCTGCAATGGCACAAGGCTTAAAGAGGAGTCACTGCACTTTAAAATTGACGGACTAAATATCAGTGAAGTCTCGGAGATGGATCTTCAGCAACTTCACAACTGGCTGTGCACCATAGAGGAGAGACTATCGGCCAGACAAAAAGCTATTGCAAGGGACATTCTTAAGGAACTCAGGGAGCGCACTCAATTCCTTCTGGACGTAGGTCTCAGTTACCTTTCGCTCTCAAGATCTACCAGAAGCCTTAGCGGAGGGGAGAGTCAGCGAATCAGACTGGCCACACAGATAGGCTCTAAACTTGTAAATGTTCTCTATATACTGGATGAACCAAGTATAGGGCTTCATCAGAGAGATAATATTAAGCTGATAAATTCACTGAGAAGACTCAGGGATGAGGGGAACTCCATAATTGTCGTTGAGCACGATGAGGAGATGATGAATAGTTCAGACTGGCTTATTGATCTGGGGCCCGGTGCCGGAGATAAGGGTGGTCGTCTGCTCTTTTCAGGAACGCCGGATGAGATAACAAAAATGGATGTCAGTGATGCTATTGCAACAAATAGTTTAAGTATTGAATATCTGAAAAAGATCAGAACTATCCCTGTTCCAAGGAGCAGGAGAGAGGGTAATGGCCTTTTCCTGGAGATCAGGGGAGCAAGGGGAAACAACCTTAAAAATGTAGATATAAAAATTCCACTGGGATGCTTTATTGGGGTAAGTGGTGTCAGCGGCAGCGGGAAATCTTCATTGATAAATGAGACACTAATGCCTGTAATAAGCAACCACTATTTCCACTCTTTATACACACCACTGCCATATGATTCGGTAGAGGGAATTAACAATATAGACAAGATTGTTGAGATAGATCAGGCTCCCATTGGGAGATCTCCAAGGAGTAATCCTGCTACCTATACCAATCTCTTTTCCGACATCAGGAAGTTGCTCACTGAAACTCCTGATGCTAAAATCAGAGGCTTTAAGCCGGGCAGATTCTCATTTAATGTTAAAGGTGGAAGATGTGAGGATTGTAAGGGTGCCGGTCTCCAGACAATAGAGATGAATTTTCTGCCCGCAGTCTATGTTCATTGCAAAAGCTGTAATGGCAAAAGGTACACTCAGGACACACTTGCCGTAAAATACAAGGGGAAATCAATAAGTGATATCCTTGATATGACTATAAGTCAGGCTGTGGAGTTCTTTGAAAATATTCCATCTATAGTGCAAAAACTTAGAGCTTTGGATGAGGTGGGTCTTGGCTATGTTACCCTGGGTCAATCTGCAACAACCCTGTCTGGAGGGGAGAGCCAGAGAGTTAAGCTAGCTGCAGAACTTGCAAAAAAGGATACAGGAAATACCCTTTATATTCTGGATGAGCCTACAACCGGCTTACATTTTGAGGATATAAGGGTCCTGCTTGGAGTTCTCCAGAGACTTACTGATAAGGGGAATACAGTAATTATTATTGAACATAACCTGGATGTGCTCCGGTCAGTTGATTATATATTTGATATGGGGCCCGAGGGTGGCTCGGGAGGCGGCAGAATAGTTGCACAAGGAACTCCTGAGGAGATTAAGAAAATTGAAGAATCAGTAACAGGCCGATATCTTTAG